Genomic DNA from uncultured Jannaschia sp.:
CAGGCTGGCATCGTCGATCAGCAGCTCCTCATAAAGCTTCTCGCCCGGCCGAAGCCCCGTGATCCGGATCTCGATATCGCCCTGACCCGTTTCGGGGTCGATCGGCTTGCGCCCCGAGAGCGCGATCATCCGCAGCGCGATGTCGAGGATCTTCTGCGGCTCGCCCATGTCGAGAACGAAGAGGTCGCGCCCCTGGGCGAAGGCCGAGGCGAGCAGCACCAGCCGAGCCGCCTCGGCGATGGTCATGAAGAAACGGGTCACGTCGGGATGAGTGACGGTGACGGGCCCACCCGCCCGGATCTGTTCCGCGAAGAGTGGAAGCACTGATCCAGACGAGCCGAGCACATTGCCGAAGCGGACCATCGCGAATTTCGTGGCCGGGTGGCGTGGCTGCAGGTCCTGCACCACCAGTTCGGCCAACCGCTTCGTCGCGCCCATGACATTGGTGGGCCGCACCGCCTTGTCGGTCGAGACGAGGATGAACCGCTCGACGCCGGCTTGCGCGGCGGCCTCGGCGGCGATGCGGGTTCCGATGATGTTGTTCGCGCCGCCCACGAGTGCATTTTCCTCGACGAGGGGGACGTGTTTGTAGGCGGCGGCGTGCAGCATGATCTGCACCCCTTCGCGGGCAAGGACGCGCGCGAGCGTCTCTGCGTCGGTGACCGATCCGAGGCGCGGCGCGATGCGGACGCCGTGGCGCGCGGCCAGCGAGACCAGATCGCGATGCGCATCGTAGAGCGCGTGTTCGGAATGATCGAAGAGGATGATCGCGGCCGGCCCGCAGGTCACGAGCTGGCGGCAAAGCTCGGACCCGATAGAGCCGCCGGCCCCGGTGACCATCACCACCTTGCCGGAATAGGCGGCGGCGATCTCGGGCGTGTCGAGATTGACTTGGTCGCGGCCCAGAAGCGCGCCGGGTTCGACCGTGCGCAGCGTGTCGTCGTCGGTCCCGGCCATGATCTCGACATAGGAGGGCAGGACCTGCGTCCGGATCGGCAGCGGCTCCAGCCGTTCGAGGATCTCGCGCCGCACCTCGTCGGGGACGGACGGCATGGCGAGAAGCACGCGTCGGAGGTCGTGGCTCTCGACCAGCGAGGGCAGCCGCTTGGCGGGATAGACCGGGAGCCCCGCGATCAGGAGGCCGGAGAGGCCGGGATCGTCGTCGACGAAGAGGACGGGGCGCGCCTCCTGGCTCTGGCGAAGCGCCGCGGCCAGCTGGATTCCGGCCCGTCCCGCACCGTAGATCGCGACGGGCTCGGCGACGGCGGGTGGCCAGAACGTCTCGAGAAGGATGATCGCCGCGAGGCGGCCCAGGATCGTGAAACAGAAGAACAAGGCACCCGTCATCGCGGGCACCGAGCGGGGCGACCCGGCCTGCAGCATGAAGCTCAGCGTGGCCATGCCGATTGCGATCGCCCCCGCCGCAAGCGCGATCTTGATGATCGCATGGGCTTCCAGCGCGTTGAGCTTGATCCAGGGCAGGCGCAGCACGGTGACAATCACGAGGCCCAGTGCCGTGGCCAGAAGGAGATAGGGTGCGCCCCCATCGAGCGGGGGCGTCGCCGTCCCGTAGCGGAGCGCATGCGCCAGATAGAGGCTCAACGGCACCAGAAGCCCGTCCATGACGAGAAAGATCATCCGCTTCGTGCGACGGGACAGGTCTTGTGGGGTGAAACCGGACATTCATCTCCCTGCGGTCCGATTCCCTGCGGACTCAAGCGGAGCCCACATTACCAGATATGTCGGATGATGTAGAGATCGCGTCTAACGCCAGGCGCAGGGGGCGATTCCGGGTAGCGCTCAGTCGGAGTAGTAGCCCCGGCCGTAGCGTCCATATTCGCCGTAGCCCATCTTCTCCATTCCTGCGAGGTCGATCTGGGTCAGCACGAGGCCCGAGACCTTGACGCGCGCGGTTTCCAGCAGGCGCAGACCTTCGCGCACGGCGGAGCGGGGGGTGTCGTTCCACTTCACCGAATAGAGGACGGCATCGACCTTCTGGGCGATGACGCGGCTGTCGGGAACGGCGAGGACGGGGGCCGTGTCGATGACGACCACATCGTAGCGCGCCCGCATGTCGGAAAGGAACTGCGCGAAGCGGTCCGACTGGAAGGTGTCGACCGGGTTCACGTTGCTCTTCTCGCCGATCAGGACGTCGACGCGACCGAGCTGCGGGCTGTGCTGGATGACCTCGCCCAGCTCGGCCTCGCCCGACAGCACCGAGATCAGCCCGAACCCGTCGGTGAAACCGAGCTTCTGCGCGAAGATGCGGCGGCGGACGTCGCACTCGATGAGCAGGACGGTCTTGCCCAGACTGGCGAAGTTCTGCGCCAGGGCGAGCGATTGGGTCGTCTTGCCTTCGCCGGGCAGGGACGAGGTCGACATGATCACCTTCGGCGGCGTGTCGAGATTGGACAGCATCACGCTCGTGCGCAGATTGCGGAACGCCTCGGCCAGCCGCGAGGTCGGCTTCTCGGCGAGATAGTCGAGCATTGCCTTGCGGGACTTGATCTTCACGCGCGGCAGCTGGCCCATGACGGTGACGCCGGTCTGCGCCTCGAGTTGTTCGGCCGAGCGGTAGCCGGTCTGGCGCTGTTCCCGGAAGATCAGCGCGCCCGCGCCGGCCATCATCCCGAGAATCGCCGACAGCGCGAGGATCAGGGGCTTGCGGGGGCTCGTGGGATTGATCGGAACCACGGCGGAACTGAGGATCCTCGCATCGGCCTGCTGGATGCCCTGCTGGACGGCGGTCTCGCGCAGGCGGTTCTGGAAGTAGTCGAAGAGAAGCTGCGCCTGCTCGACCGCGCGCTCCAATCCTTGGCGTTGCAACAGCGCCTCGGACTGGGCCGCGAGCTGCGCTTCGAGCTCGGCCAGCGATACGCGCAGGGCCCGAGCCTGCGCCACGTTGCGCCGGTCGCCGCTCCGCGCCGTCTCGACCAGCTGGATGCTGCGTGCGCGCAAGGCATCGGCACTGGGCGCGTCGAGCGACATGATCCGGGCCAGCGCGCGGTCGCCGGTGAGCTCGAGGATGCGGGCGAAATCCTCGGCGTCGAGCGCGGCCTGCAGCGTCTCGGCCACGCCTTCGTCCGCGTCCGTCGCGCCGTCCATCCCGGTGATGCGCGTGCGCAGGTCGGCGATCTGTCGGTTGAGCGCCGCGACCTCCTCGGGGGTGACGAGTTCGGAGACGGCGGTGAAGGCGGTCAGCTCGTCCTGCACGGCCTCGAGCTCGGCGCCTTGCTCGGCGACCTTCTCGCTCAGCCAGGCGGTGGCGCGGGCCGTCGCCTCGAACTTCACCTCGATCTGTTCGAGAATGTAGAGATCGGCCAACGCGTTGGCGATCTCCGTCGCGGTGGCGGCGCTTTCGGAGCGGACGGAGATGCGAAAGACGAGCGAATTGCGGATATTGGTGATCGACAGCGCGTCCAGCACCGCGTTGATCGTCCGGTTGCGGATCTGCTCCTCGGTCGGCGCCTCCATCGGCTCGGGCGCGAGCCACGGGACGACCGACGCGACGATCGACCCAAGTGACACGCCGTCCGGGCGCAGCGTCGCGTTGAACTCGGGATCGGTCGTCAGGTCGAGCCGATCCACGAGCTTGCCGATCAGGCCGCGCGACTGCAGCACCTCGATCTCGGTGTTGATGATCGACTGGTCCCCCGAGAGGCCCGACACGACGCTTTCGAAATCGACGACGGATTGCTCGCGGCTTTCGAGCGCGACCGTGGCGGCGGCGGTGTAGATCGGAACCGCGAGACGGAAGGCGTAGAGCCCGCCGACCGTGATCGCCAAAACGGTGGTCAGCACGACCCACCACTTCCCAAGCCAGATCGTCAGGAGTAGCTTTCCGAGACCGATGTCGTCATCATGCGCGGCCTCGACGGTCGAACTGATCGCGAGACTGTCATTCATGCCGGGACGACCATCGTAATTCGGTGTCTTACGCCTATGTCATAGGAACCGGCGCGCGGCAACGCAGCGAGCGGGCGTGACCCCGCCACCGCGTGAAACAGAGCCATGGATCCCATGCTGAAGACATTGAGCAAACGCTTCGGGCGCAGCGCCACCGGTTCGGTCTTCGAGGCCGCGCTGCGACCCGATGCCCGGACCTATGTCGTCGGGGACATCCACGGCCGGCTGGATCTTCTGCACGGCGCGCTGGCGTTTCTGGATGCCGATATCGCCGAGAACGGCCCCGATTGCGAAATCGTGTTCCTCGGGGATTACGTCGACCGGGGCGAGACCTCGGCGGGTGTGCTGACGCTTCTGCATGGGATCGAGGCGGCCTGCCCGGTCCCCGCGACCGTCCTGATGGGCAATCACGAGCGGATGATGCTGGATTTCATGGATCAGCCGGTCGTGGCCGGACGTCGCTGGCTGGTCAATGGAGGGCTCCAGACGGCGGCGAGCTTCGGCGTTGCAGGGCTAACCGACCGCGCCGGTCCGAAGGCCCTTGTCGCCGCGCGCGCCGCAATCGCCGATGCGATGCCCGACGGGATGCTGAGCTGGCTGGAGCGACTGCCCCTGATGCACCGGAGCGGCAATCTCGTCTGCCTTCATGCGGGGGCCGACCCGGACCTGCCGATTGACGCGCAGGACAAGGATACGCTGCTCTGGGGGCATCGCGCCTTCACGACGACGCCCCGGCGCGACGGTCTGTGGATCGCACATGGCCACCATATCGTCGAGACGCCGACCGTCACCGCCGGCCGGATCGCGGTCGATACGGGCGCATATCATTCGGGGCGTCTGACCGTCGGCATCCTCGACACCGACCGGATCGACTTTCACATCATCGGGGCCTGACGGCCGGCCGACTGCGGATCAGTCGTTGACCGCGTTCCCGACCGCGATGACCTGCGGCAGAAGCTGGCTGATGGCGCGGTTCCACCGGGTGATGGGCTGCTCGGCCAGGAATACGACGTCGCCGGGCCGCATCTGCATCCTCGTGGCGACCGTCAGGTTCGCGGCGTTGCGCGCGTCGAGATGCCACGCGGTGACGGCTCCCAGATCGGCCGGATCGCTGGCCGCCCGGAGCACGTAGATCTGGCCCGGATTGGCCGTCTGCGTCGTGAAGCCGCCATTGTCGTAGAGCGCGTCGGCCAGCGTCGCCTGCCGCCCGAAGGGCAAAAGGAACCGGCTGGGATTGTTCACCTCGCCCGTCAGGTAGACATAGTCGCGGTCGACGGCATCGAGCGCGATGCGGTCGCGGAAGTTGCCCCGTGCCTCCTCGAGATTGCCGCGGCGGATGCCGATCTGGGCCTGGAGCTCGTTCAGGGCCTGGTTGCGCTGACCGGCCCGGAAATTGGCGAGCTGGATCTGTTCTGCGAAATAGGCCTGCGCCTGATCGAGATCGAACTCGTCGCCGACGAAAACGCTGTCCCCCGCCAGAAGCGTCGTCTTCTGCAGCGCGGGGCGCTGGAGGTAGTCCGCGACGGGAATCTGGTAGAGCTGGCCGTCGCGGTAGATCCGCACCAGCGCGAAATCGAGATTGCCGGTCGCGATGCCGCCCGCCCCGGCCAGCGCCTCGTCCAGCGTCAGCTCGGTCAGGGTGACGGGCACGACGGTCGGCTGGGCGACGGCGCCGCCCACGGAGACGCGCTTGGAATTGAACTCGGCGACTTCGAGGCTGAAGGTCGGGTCGATATTGTTGGCGACAAGCGCCTGGAACAGCGCGTCCTCGGCGGCCGACAGTGTCAGGCCGGCGACGTCGACGCGGCCGATATCGGGGATGGCGATCGCACCGTCATCCTGCACGGTATAGCCCTGCCGCCGGTTGGACGCGGCCAGAAGACCCGACAGCTCCTCGACGGTGGACCCGGTCTGACGGGTGGCGAGCAGAAGGACGTCACCAACCCCGATCTCATAGGGGCCGCGGCTGACCTGCGGCGGCGCGATCAGCGACAGCTGGCCGGGTCGGACGGGCCGCGAGAGCGAGGCGGGTGGGACCGCACCGCCCCCTGCGCCGAGATTGCCGCCGCCGGCGGTCAGACCGAACACGGCGGGCACGGCACGGGGCGTGTAGGGCGCGCGGTTGGCGATCAGGGCGGATTCCGCGGTCAGAGGCAGGACGCGCACGCCGTCCGCGTCCCGGGGCACCGAGGGCGACTTGTAGACGACGCCACACCCCACGAGCGCGACGGTCAGAATCCCGGCAGCAAGCGTCTTGATCATTGCCGTATCCCCATCGTCCCGATTCTCGAATGCAACCGCTTGGTCCCAGACGAGGCCCATCGAAGCAAGGCCGCGCGGGTCGATCCCCGCGCGAAATCGGTCGCCTGTGGTTTCCGCATCCGGAGTCCGGGGGGATTCATGCAAAAAAGGGCCCGCATCCAAGATGCGGACCCTTAAAATGCCATCCGTCGCAGGGTCGACCCGCGGAGCCGGAGAATCAGGGGGTGCTGCTGGTCGCGTCGCTGCCGCCGCTGGAGGACGCGATGCCCGCGACGATCAGGATCGTGACGCCCGCGGCGATCAGACCGGCACCGCCGGTTCCGAGCCCGAGGCTCGTCGCCCCCTGAGTCGACTGGGTTGTGTCGACCGGCTTGATCTCCTGCGCGAAAGCACCGGTGGCGGCGACGGTCAGGGCCGCGGTGAGGGCGAGAATGCGCGTCATGATGCTCTCCGTTAAGACTGAAGTTGCGGTAATCCTACCGCGTTTTGCCTGTCGGTCCAAGGCGAAACGGCGCGGGGCACGGTCCGGCAGGGTCAGTTCACCCGTTCGATGCGGATATGGCCCTGGACCGGACCGGACCATTGCCGCGACGCGACGATGTTGCCGCCCCGGACCACGTAGTCGTTCTCGAAGGCGAGGCCGATGGCGTTGCAGGTCTCGGTGATCCGGTCGCCGGCGGGATGAATTCCGCAGGTGAAGCCCCGGCGGACGATGGCACCGGTGCCGTCCAGCCAGCTCATGGTGCGGGTGATGCGGGTGGTGCGGCCAGCGCGGATGGCGGCCGATGCCTCGGCCACGTCGGCGGCCATCAGGTCGAACCCGATACCGCGCGTCCCGACCAGCATGCCGTCCCGGAAGGCCAGCGTGCTGTCATCCTCGGTCAGGTAGGTCTCGGTCGCGCCGTTGACGGTGATCCGCTGCGGCAGGGACACGCCGCCGGTCCCCTCGACCTGGACGAGAAGCGTCGGCGCGGTGAGCGCGGCGCGCACCTCCGGCGTGAGCGCGGCGCGCACCTGCGCGA
This window encodes:
- a CDS encoding YjbF family lipoprotein codes for the protein MIGHVIRAVLLLAVLTACNIGNRQAEGDGVTRIVTDRIRAGLGGSEDATPPATVAQVRAALTPEVRAALTAPTLLVQVEGTGGVSLPQRITVNGATETYLTEDDSTLAFRDGMLVGTRGIGFDLMAADVAEASAAIRAGRTTRITRTMSWLDGTGAIVRRGFTCGIHPAGDRITETCNAIGLAFENDYVVRGGNIVASRQWSGPVQGHIRIERVN
- a CDS encoding polysaccharide biosynthesis tyrosine autokinase, giving the protein MNDSLAISSTVEAAHDDDIGLGKLLLTIWLGKWWVVLTTVLAITVGGLYAFRLAVPIYTAAATVALESREQSVVDFESVVSGLSGDQSIINTEIEVLQSRGLIGKLVDRLDLTTDPEFNATLRPDGVSLGSIVASVVPWLAPEPMEAPTEEQIRNRTINAVLDALSITNIRNSLVFRISVRSESAATATEIANALADLYILEQIEVKFEATARATAWLSEKVAEQGAELEAVQDELTAFTAVSELVTPEEVAALNRQIADLRTRITGMDGATDADEGVAETLQAALDAEDFARILELTGDRALARIMSLDAPSADALRARSIQLVETARSGDRRNVAQARALRVSLAELEAQLAAQSEALLQRQGLERAVEQAQLLFDYFQNRLRETAVQQGIQQADARILSSAVVPINPTSPRKPLILALSAILGMMAGAGALIFREQRQTGYRSAEQLEAQTGVTVMGQLPRVKIKSRKAMLDYLAEKPTSRLAEAFRNLRTSVMLSNLDTPPKVIMSTSSLPGEGKTTQSLALAQNFASLGKTVLLIECDVRRRIFAQKLGFTDGFGLISVLSGEAELGEVIQHSPQLGRVDVLIGEKSNVNPVDTFQSDRFAQFLSDMRARYDVVVIDTAPVLAVPDSRVIAQKVDAVLYSVKWNDTPRSAVREGLRLLETARVKVSGLVLTQIDLAGMEKMGYGEYGRYGRGYYSD
- a CDS encoding nucleoside-diphosphate sugar epimerase/dehydratase, giving the protein MIFLVMDGLLVPLSLYLAHALRYGTATPPLDGGAPYLLLATALGLVIVTVLRLPWIKLNALEAHAIIKIALAAGAIAIGMATLSFMLQAGSPRSVPAMTGALFFCFTILGRLAAIILLETFWPPAVAEPVAIYGAGRAGIQLAAALRQSQEARPVLFVDDDPGLSGLLIAGLPVYPAKRLPSLVESHDLRRVLLAMPSVPDEVRREILERLEPLPIRTQVLPSYVEIMAGTDDDTLRTVEPGALLGRDQVNLDTPEIAAAYSGKVVMVTGAGGSIGSELCRQLVTCGPAAIILFDHSEHALYDAHRDLVSLAARHGVRIAPRLGSVTDAETLARVLAREGVQIMLHAAAYKHVPLVEENALVGGANNIIGTRIAAEAAAQAGVERFILVSTDKAVRPTNVMGATKRLAELVVQDLQPRHPATKFAMVRFGNVLGSSGSVLPLFAEQIRAGGPVTVTHPDVTRFFMTIAEAARLVLLASAFAQGRDLFVLDMGEPQKILDIALRMIALSGRKPIDPETGQGDIEIRITGLRPGEKLYEELLIDDASLRSTPHPKILRAEEAGLTEGAICGMLDALSTAIHDGRPDVLRALLSEYVEGYAPPRTTPLETARADPMRKPAA
- a CDS encoding metallophosphoesterase; protein product: MLKTLSKRFGRSATGSVFEAALRPDARTYVVGDIHGRLDLLHGALAFLDADIAENGPDCEIVFLGDYVDRGETSAGVLTLLHGIEAACPVPATVLMGNHERMMLDFMDQPVVAGRRWLVNGGLQTAASFGVAGLTDRAGPKALVAARAAIADAMPDGMLSWLERLPLMHRSGNLVCLHAGADPDLPIDAQDKDTLLWGHRAFTTTPRRDGLWIAHGHHIVETPTVTAGRIAVDTGAYHSGRLTVGILDTDRIDFHIIGA
- a CDS encoding polysaccharide biosynthesis/export family protein, whose amino-acid sequence is MIKTLAAGILTVALVGCGVVYKSPSVPRDADGVRVLPLTAESALIANRAPYTPRAVPAVFGLTAGGGNLGAGGGAVPPASLSRPVRPGQLSLIAPPQVSRGPYEIGVGDVLLLATRQTGSTVEELSGLLAASNRRQGYTVQDDGAIAIPDIGRVDVAGLTLSAAEDALFQALVANNIDPTFSLEVAEFNSKRVSVGGAVAQPTVVPVTLTELTLDEALAGAGGIATGNLDFALVRIYRDGQLYQIPVADYLQRPALQKTTLLAGDSVFVGDEFDLDQAQAYFAEQIQLANFRAGQRNQALNELQAQIGIRRGNLEEARGNFRDRIALDAVDRDYVYLTGEVNNPSRFLLPFGRQATLADALYDNGGFTTQTANPGQIYVLRAASDPADLGAVTAWHLDARNAANLTVATRMQMRPGDVVFLAEQPITRWNRAISQLLPQVIAVGNAVND